The proteins below are encoded in one region of Pontibacter deserti:
- a CDS encoding M48 family metalloprotease has protein sequence MKAMFREIKKTTLALALLLAPALGVQAATTQAAEAVVSAPAGARDIVKEIIDVVGLKPRFELRAADIENAAAVVYNGKRYILYNEDFLAAINNAVHTDWGGVSILAHEIGHHLNGHTLTRAGSNPADELEADEFSGFVLRKMGASLAEAQAAINLLSEDHTSATHPGRSYRLASISKGWRNADAQLMASAQGPQPDRNEVVARPPSIKQTQTRNVSLDSRYVLSRVHFSGAPGEQFYLTTRMQLVHVTNDGLKIIGKLVKTNNRNYPYYLESEHLQPLFVTVKGSVVNQQGQRVGYLT, from the coding sequence ATGAAAGCGATGTTCAGAGAGATAAAGAAAACAACCCTTGCACTGGCGCTGCTTCTTGCTCCGGCGCTTGGTGTGCAGGCAGCAACTACTCAAGCTGCTGAGGCCGTGGTAAGTGCACCAGCCGGTGCGCGTGATATTGTAAAAGAAATTATTGATGTAGTAGGTTTAAAACCCCGCTTTGAGCTCCGGGCTGCTGATATTGAGAACGCAGCAGCTGTTGTGTATAATGGCAAAAGGTATATACTTTATAATGAGGATTTCCTGGCTGCCATAAATAACGCTGTACACACTGACTGGGGTGGTGTAAGTATACTGGCTCATGAAATTGGTCATCACCTGAACGGACACACGTTAACAAGAGCTGGCAGTAACCCTGCTGATGAACTTGAAGCCGATGAGTTCTCTGGTTTTGTGCTGCGTAAAATGGGCGCAAGTCTTGCAGAAGCACAGGCTGCTATTAATCTCCTTTCTGAAGATCATACTTCGGCTACACATCCGGGGCGAAGCTACAGGTTAGCATCTATCAGTAAAGGATGGCGAAATGCTGATGCGCAGTTGATGGCAAGTGCTCAAGGGCCACAACCCGATCGGAATGAAGTAGTGGCAAGGCCCCCTTCAATAAAGCAAACGCAAACCAGAAACGTATCATTAGACAGCCGTTATGTACTAAGCCGTGTGCATTTTTCCGGAGCGCCGGGCGAGCAGTTTTACCTGACCACCCGCATGCAGTTGGTACATGTTACCAACGATGGTTTAAAAATTATAGGCAAACTGGTTAAGACCAATAACCGCAATTATCCTTATTATTTAGAAAGCGAACATTTACAGCCTCTTTTTGTAACTGTTAAAGGATCGGTGGTAAACCAACAGGGCCAGCGGGTAGGCTATCTGACTTAA
- a CDS encoding porin family protein → MKIKIFLVLLFIVSIGFTSTAQTVSIGPRVGLNFATQVVTGDDSQYADDWNDEVKAATGAQVGLATNFMLGEVFSIQPEFLYTQKGYRFEDADETVTGKYDYIDVPVLAKLSFGSPQLKGFVTAGPTFSYWMGGKDTFESDGMDFSEDIDFDNEDDGIENQFEAGASIGLGLAYLIGTGTFNVDVRYGAGLSSVYDTDDDAKLKNNGVSVSVAYLFGL, encoded by the coding sequence ATGAAGATCAAAATTTTCCTCGTTTTGCTGTTTATAGTAAGTATAGGATTTACATCAACGGCACAAACTGTATCAATTGGCCCTCGGGTGGGCTTAAACTTTGCCACACAAGTAGTAACCGGCGATGACAGCCAGTATGCCGATGACTGGAATGATGAAGTAAAGGCAGCAACCGGTGCGCAGGTAGGGCTAGCAACTAACTTTATGCTCGGCGAGGTGTTCTCCATCCAACCTGAGTTTCTGTACACACAAAAAGGCTACAGATTTGAAGACGCAGATGAGACTGTAACAGGTAAATATGATTACATAGATGTACCTGTTCTAGCAAAACTATCTTTTGGTTCTCCTCAGCTGAAGGGTTTTGTTACTGCCGGTCCTACTTTCAGTTACTGGATGGGTGGTAAAGACACTTTTGAATCAGATGGGATGGATTTCAGCGAAGATATTGATTTTGATAATGAAGATGATGGCATAGAAAACCAGTTTGAAGCAGGGGCAAGTATTGGCCTTGGGCTGGCTTACCTGATAGGTACTGGTACTTTTAATGTTGATGTACGCTATGGCGCCGGCTTATCCAGCGTTTACGACACAGATGATGACGCAAAGCTAAAGAATAACGGTGTCAGCGTATCAGTAGCTTACCTGTTCGGTTTATAG